One window of Cohnella hashimotonis genomic DNA carries:
- a CDS encoding RraA family protein — MDLEQLKADRGKKVPAPLPIPEDVLCERYERTFTAAVNDVLRERGLLGQVLPAGIMPLRDHMRVCGIAFTVKGSKNLTLESEMEQRARMLEEIGTGSVVVWDTSGDDESAQWGEIMTMASKRRGCRGAIVDGGVRDTDKVLEQDFPVFCKYRTSNGMLGRFRMIGWQQPVQIGGVFIYPGDVVFGDIDGVIVVPRELAYEVLLKAEHVKENEKAIKQMVLDGLTPTEVVRKGGYF, encoded by the coding sequence ATGGATCTGGAACAGTTGAAGGCGGACAGGGGAAAGAAGGTCCCGGCCCCGCTGCCGATTCCGGAGGACGTGCTGTGCGAACGGTACGAGCGGACGTTCACGGCGGCGGTCAACGATGTGCTGCGCGAGCGGGGATTGCTCGGCCAGGTGCTTCCGGCCGGCATTATGCCGCTTCGCGATCATATGCGGGTATGCGGAATCGCATTTACCGTGAAGGGATCCAAAAACCTGACGCTTGAGAGCGAGATGGAGCAGCGCGCGCGCATGCTGGAGGAGATCGGCACGGGCAGCGTCGTCGTATGGGACACGAGCGGCGACGACGAGTCCGCGCAGTGGGGCGAGATCATGACGATGGCGTCCAAGCGGCGAGGGTGCAGGGGGGCGATCGTCGACGGAGGCGTTCGCGATACGGACAAAGTGCTCGAGCAGGATTTTCCGGTATTCTGCAAATACCGGACCTCGAACGGGATGCTCGGCCGCTTCCGGATGATCGGCTGGCAGCAGCCCGTCCAGATCGGCGGCGTCTTTATTTATCCGGGCGACGTCGTGTTCGGCGATATCGACGGCGTGATCGTCGTTCCGCGGGAGCTGGCATACGAGGTGCTGCTTAAAGCCGAGCACGTCAAAGAAAACGAAAAGGCGATCAAGCAGATGGTGCTGGACGGATTGACCCCTACGGAGGTCGTGCGCAAGGGCGGCTACTTCTGA
- a CDS encoding zinc-dependent alcohol dehydrogenase translates to MKAAVMEQWGSIELRDVSMPELGDNEVLIKVKYAGICGTDLHIYEGHHPTATPPLIPGHEFVGTIERIRASLPTDLREGDRVVAEPLISCGACEACREGTPHVCRSLKLLGIHTNGAFGEYVKASLDKVIRVDDRLPDTIAAMAEPFAVGYHVNRRAGTGRGDRVLIIGGGPIGLIVGLVARERGASMVAFSEINPARLEQVRSFGFEDSIRPATEDPAERAGELTGGEGFDIVIEVSGSQAGMQLATEVCRIRGKVVFVGFPSKQPQVNVLQGIFKELTFIGSRVYTFDDFRATVKLLGRMTADPALGIERLITDICAVEELEASIHAMKEGRSNGKILIGFN, encoded by the coding sequence ATGAAAGCGGCCGTCATGGAGCAATGGGGAAGCATCGAACTCCGGGACGTTTCGATGCCGGAGCTCGGCGACAACGAAGTGTTGATCAAGGTGAAGTATGCAGGCATTTGCGGGACGGACCTTCACATTTATGAGGGGCATCATCCGACGGCGACGCCGCCGCTCATTCCCGGTCATGAGTTCGTCGGAACGATCGAGCGGATACGCGCGTCGCTTCCGACGGACCTGCGCGAAGGAGATCGGGTCGTCGCGGAGCCGCTGATCAGCTGCGGCGCTTGCGAGGCGTGCCGCGAAGGGACCCCCCACGTCTGCCGCAGCCTCAAGCTGCTCGGCATTCATACGAACGGCGCATTCGGCGAGTACGTGAAGGCGTCGCTGGACAAGGTCATTCGCGTGGACGATCGTCTACCGGACACGATCGCGGCGATGGCCGAGCCGTTCGCGGTGGGTTACCACGTGAACAGGCGGGCCGGAACGGGCCGGGGCGACCGCGTGCTGATCATCGGCGGAGGACCGATCGGCCTGATCGTGGGGCTCGTCGCGCGCGAGAGAGGCGCGTCCATGGTCGCGTTCTCGGAGATTAATCCGGCCCGGCTCGAGCAGGTCCGCTCGTTCGGGTTCGAGGACTCGATCCGGCCAGCGACGGAAGATCCAGCGGAACGGGCCGGGGAGCTGACCGGCGGAGAAGGCTTCGACATCGTCATCGAGGTGTCCGGCTCCCAGGCTGGAATGCAGCTTGCGACGGAGGTTTGCCGCATTCGTGGCAAGGTCGTGTTCGTCGGCTTTCCGTCGAAGCAGCCGCAGGTAAATGTGCTTCAGGGGATCTTCAAGGAGCTGACCTTCATCGGAAGTCGCGTTTATACATTCGACGATTTCCGGGCGACCGTGAAGCTGCTAGGTCGGATGACCGCCGATCCGGCGCTTGGCATCGAACGTCTCATCACGGACATCTGCGCCGTCGAAGAGCTGGAAGCGTCCATTCATGCGATGAAGGAAGGACGCAGCAACGGCAAAATATTGATCGGCTTCAATTAA
- a CDS encoding SDR family oxidoreductase, giving the protein MEMNPLQGRTVAIVGAGGGIGQATARALAAQGASLALGSRGEPALRELTETLAASGASAAYRTVDVTKEAEVRSFFAWAQEAFGELDVLVNAAGLSIPAQLSEMPEEDYSRTFDVNVKGSFLCAKHFIPCVDRERGGLIVHTGSMAAKRANAGAPLYCSAKAAVNMLSQGLALQLIERRIRVTTVNPGATDTQFWGDRQVPRDKFMTAADVADVIACVVAMSPRIVVHEINFESFAFFK; this is encoded by the coding sequence ATGGAAATGAATCCGTTGCAGGGACGGACGGTCGCGATCGTCGGGGCCGGAGGCGGCATCGGGCAGGCGACGGCCAGGGCGCTGGCGGCGCAGGGAGCCAGCCTCGCGCTTGGCTCCCGGGGCGAGCCGGCGCTGCGCGAGCTCACGGAGACGCTCGCGGCCAGCGGAGCCAGCGCCGCATACCGTACGGTCGACGTGACCAAAGAGGCGGAGGTGCGTTCCTTTTTCGCGTGGGCGCAAGAGGCGTTCGGGGAGCTGGATGTGCTGGTGAACGCGGCGGGACTCAGCATTCCCGCGCAGCTGTCGGAGATGCCGGAGGAGGACTACAGCCGGACCTTCGACGTCAATGTGAAAGGGAGCTTCCTATGCGCAAAGCACTTCATTCCCTGCGTGGACCGGGAGCGGGGCGGGCTCATCGTGCATACCGGCTCGATGGCGGCCAAGCGGGCGAATGCCGGGGCACCGTTGTACTGCTCGGCGAAGGCTGCGGTGAACATGCTGTCGCAGGGGCTCGCGCTGCAGTTGATCGAGCGCCGTATCCGCGTGACGACGGTGAATCCAGGCGCGACCGATACGCAATTCTGGGGCGATCGTCAGGTGCCGCGAGACAAGTTCATGACGGCTGCCGACGTGGCGGACGTCATTGCATGCGTCGTGGCGATGAGCCCGCGGATTGTCGTGCACGAGATAAACTTCGAGTCTTTCGCCTTTTTCAAATGA
- a CDS encoding alpha/beta hydrolase family protein, with translation MGKEAEEAFERLNGAPRLYQEEEDAGNSYRQRQHDELEDLILGLRRQSREKRRAYFSPDFTDIGSYARSIERYRQDFAGMLGMPLSAQEPVSAETETAAEYIPVAEDELGEIFRVILPVREGLNTYGLFFRPSGEGPFPLVISQHGGQGTPELTAGFFGSDNYNDMTRRILRRGAAVFAPQLLLWEAERFGPKHDRRKMDIQLKQLGGSITAVEVYKLQRSLDRLLRRPDIDENRVGMVGLSYGGFYTLFAAAADTRIRVVVSSCFVNDRYAYDWSDWTWFNAGNTFLDAEICGLICPRPLYVEAGIRDELFAVGGFRKTSESARTYFERLGLEDRFEAAVFDGAHEFNPGDQPINFLFKHL, from the coding sequence ATGGGTAAGGAAGCTGAGGAAGCGTTCGAAAGGCTGAACGGCGCCCCGCGTCTGTATCAAGAGGAGGAGGATGCGGGGAATTCTTATCGCCAGCGGCAGCATGACGAGTTGGAGGACTTGATCCTCGGTTTGCGTCGTCAATCGAGAGAAAAGAGGCGGGCTTATTTTTCGCCCGACTTCACCGACATCGGGTCCTATGCGCGCAGCATCGAGCGCTATCGGCAGGACTTTGCGGGCATGCTGGGCATGCCTCTATCGGCGCAGGAGCCGGTCTCGGCGGAGACGGAAACAGCGGCTGAATATATTCCCGTCGCGGAGGACGAGCTTGGCGAGATTTTCAGGGTGATCCTTCCGGTACGCGAGGGCCTGAACACTTATGGATTATTTTTTCGCCCGTCAGGCGAAGGTCCCTTCCCGCTCGTCATCTCTCAGCATGGAGGCCAGGGCACGCCAGAACTGACCGCCGGATTTTTCGGATCGGACAACTACAATGACATGACGCGCAGAATCCTTCGGCGCGGGGCGGCCGTATTCGCTCCCCAACTGCTGCTGTGGGAGGCCGAACGCTTCGGGCCGAAGCATGACCGCAGAAAAATGGATATTCAGCTAAAGCAGTTAGGCGGCTCCATAACGGCAGTCGAGGTGTATAAGCTGCAGCGGAGTCTGGACCGTTTGCTGCGCCGGCCGGATATCGATGAGAATCGGGTCGGGATGGTCGGCCTGTCGTACGGCGGTTTCTACACGCTGTTCGCTGCCGCGGCGGACACTCGTATTCGCGTCGTCGTCTCCTCATGCTTCGTGAACGATCGCTACGCATACGATTGGTCAGACTGGACTTGGTTCAACGCCGGCAACACGTTCCTGGACGCGGAGATATGCGGTCTTATCTGTCCCAGGCCGCTGTACGTCGAGGCGGGGATCCGGGACGAGCTTTTTGCAGTCGGAGGCTTCCGAAAAACGAGCGAGAGCGCGCGAACTTATTTTGAGCGTCTCGGATTGGAGGATCGATTCGAAGCTGCCGTCTTTGACGGCGCTCACGAGTTCAATCCGGGCGATCAACCGATCAATTTTCTTTTCAAACATTTATAA
- a CDS encoding glycoside hydrolase family 88 protein gives MNPLYMAQKLFERYAHIEEVKHYYGLLAIFGLLQTAEEKQDAMLLDKGRALLSRFPERIGHPAYNFPSYAIGGIPKAYALLRGWMPEAEAQVREYAEEMLTAPRDRNGIMSYRYEPEQEKIWIDVATAVTPYLLYAGLALGDERYVEEAARQTFLMYEELLDASNGLLHQCKNFSGPGRHSEDHWSRGNGWGYLPLAELVRLLPPASPHRPKAERYFKALSSALLPHQSKRGLWRQEIPFDHSYEESSGTGLILYGMGVGLRMGLLDRETYEPAFRLGICGLSAYCINDDFSTELSCPGCLCPGEGEEKGTVKAYVTLRLPRRDELHSFGPLMLALTEAYRNGIYQLSREA, from the coding sequence GCTGTACATGGCGCAGAAGCTGTTCGAGCGCTACGCGCACATCGAGGAGGTCAAGCATTATTACGGCTTGCTTGCGATCTTCGGACTGCTCCAGACAGCCGAGGAAAAGCAGGATGCCATGCTCCTGGATAAGGGGCGGGCGCTTTTATCCCGCTTTCCCGAACGAATCGGGCATCCCGCATACAACTTTCCGAGTTATGCGATCGGAGGCATTCCCAAGGCGTATGCGCTCTTGAGAGGGTGGATGCCGGAGGCGGAGGCGCAGGTCCGGGAATACGCGGAGGAGATGCTGACGGCGCCTCGCGACCGGAACGGAATCATGTCCTACCGATACGAACCGGAGCAGGAGAAGATATGGATCGACGTCGCCACGGCGGTCACGCCTTATCTACTTTATGCGGGGCTTGCGCTCGGCGACGAACGCTACGTGGAAGAGGCGGCCCGGCAGACGTTTCTCATGTACGAGGAATTGCTCGACGCGTCCAACGGGCTGCTCCATCAATGTAAAAACTTCAGCGGGCCGGGGCGGCATTCCGAGGATCACTGGAGCAGAGGCAACGGTTGGGGCTACCTTCCGCTCGCCGAGCTTGTGCGCCTGCTGCCTCCGGCTTCCCCGCACCGGCCGAAGGCGGAGCGTTACTTCAAGGCGCTGTCATCGGCACTCTTGCCCCATCAGTCGAAACGGGGCCTGTGGAGGCAGGAGATTCCGTTCGATCATTCCTACGAAGAATCTTCCGGCACCGGACTAATTCTGTATGGAATGGGCGTCGGCTTGCGGATGGGATTGCTCGACAGGGAAACGTATGAACCCGCATTCCGTCTGGGGATTTGCGGCTTGAGCGCGTATTGCATCAACGACGATTTCTCGACGGAACTGAGTTGTCCCGGTTGTCTTTGCCCGGGCGAAGGCGAGGAGAAGGGGACAGTCAAGGCATACGTAACCTTGAGGCTGCCGCGCCGCGACGAGCTTCACAGCTTCGGGCCGCTGATGCTGGCACTGACGGAGGCGTATCGCAATGGAATTTACCAGCTATCGCGGGAGGCTTGA
- a CDS encoding Ig-like domain-containing protein, whose translation MRKKLKRAATGLLAVWMAIFSAGPVYGDEPATPADPVQAAFYVSPDGDDDNPGSEALPFATLQKAQEAVRGANDAMTGDIVVYLRGGSYVLSAPLALDEEDSGTEGHSVIFAAYGNEMPVVEGGRDLTGWTLYDAANHIYAAPAADLRTRQLYVNGIRAVRARMEAPLNNAVKTTSGYTSDDAWLTDLARPKEVEAVFNAAWTSPRIRVTGITNQSGKAAIALNSALWSAVMNRSHLEQWYLENAYEFIDQAGEWYLDDQNETIYYKPRPGENMATARVTAPVLENLVNIEGSSVDAQAGNIRFEGIGFAYTTWMQPTDEGGWNDEQNNYKVGTLEMPQAAVNVQYAHDIAFERCDFSKMGGTGINLLKGVQNHLIEGGRFFDISGSAVNAGQTSKTSASVYNPSDARMILKNNDIVNNYIHDIGVEYKSATAVTVAFPMDIDISHNEIFNIPYSGISFFGSVYAPVTTTKNARVEDNFVHDLMGDGIFDGGAIYAFGVTGGTTANPNLISGNYIKNQMNRYATIYMDQSSDFWKIENNVVDLRDEPIWDDIYDTYWAFANINTHDIRLDGNYSTTSAFWNKSSSDSIIKTNDHIYPEGNWPAAAQAIIANAGLEPAYQDIALGTIENLKVPDAVNLSSTAAQTFQIVPEAETGRGTPVDISAAQAYFTSSDPAVATVDASGTVTAISAGRVDIVLHLFWNGSLVKKTVPVYVDDVLDDIEVYYALENVKHVVPASMTFVPGTVRQLVARGVTNYGQTIGGTEVTFGSSDPSVATAVYGLLTTHTPGTANISVSTSLNGVTVTKEIGIDVVDYSDEDSLDVPAYSINELIRDPGGWYSKLSSGTITPGAGTLEVNTPGSGYALYEEKTFGDELLSMNIKINATGGWPSIVLRSQKLDKDFTAADNSLYMICFKPDIIELHRFSGGERTVFFGEIAGFDSLGAASYPNSSIPFHETHFVQAGAVNESGGVRIILNVDGQNVFTYLDTSPDRIAGDGYFGLYARSGSMTLGETALGLPGEDEWPIPDAPEASLSGVGTATVDRNVTLTGAIVPNSALTLNGAEIAYDPAAFEFEAISSLAPGVTVSASEAVYGTVELAFSGTGTSLGGFVEKKLFAATFKAKSAAASSAIELSAVRLTDMNEDEVDTAPTAKSIAVSAPVTGGIYETFDGYAAGNISGASGYIVTPTNLGYFTIQESPTSADKSLHLYKTTTNDTSSSTLTKIYSSAGIAGKVRVSYQVKKESGVASPQSFVNLRDKSGKVIATVIVDDTLHVKLASDNTVVTSGQLLSDIWYQVTLNLDFDAHTVSVQIKELSGANRAWALPSQSMQNVAAANFSRAEYVLWNTRTGAYSYNDLIAEPVTP comes from the coding sequence ATGAGGAAGAAGTTAAAGCGGGCGGCAACAGGACTATTGGCTGTGTGGATGGCTATCTTTTCGGCAGGTCCCGTCTACGGGGACGAGCCGGCTACGCCGGCGGATCCCGTGCAGGCCGCTTTTTATGTTTCGCCGGACGGCGACGACGACAACCCCGGCTCCGAAGCGCTGCCCTTCGCCACCCTGCAAAAAGCGCAGGAGGCGGTCCGCGGCGCAAACGACGCGATGACCGGAGATATCGTCGTCTATTTGCGTGGAGGCAGCTACGTGCTGTCGGCTCCGCTTGCGCTGGACGAGGAGGATTCCGGCACGGAGGGGCATTCAGTGATCTTCGCCGCTTACGGCAATGAGATGCCGGTCGTCGAGGGCGGCCGCGACCTGACCGGATGGACGCTGTACGACGCGGCGAACCATATTTATGCCGCGCCGGCGGCCGATCTGCGGACGAGGCAACTCTATGTCAACGGTATTCGGGCGGTCCGGGCAAGGATGGAAGCGCCGTTGAACAATGCGGTCAAGACGACTTCAGGGTATACGAGCGACGACGCGTGGTTGACGGATCTTGCGCGGCCGAAAGAAGTGGAGGCCGTATTCAATGCGGCGTGGACGAGCCCGAGAATTCGCGTCACAGGCATTACCAATCAAAGCGGGAAGGCGGCGATTGCGCTGAATTCCGCGCTCTGGAGCGCGGTGATGAACCGTTCTCATCTGGAGCAGTGGTACTTGGAGAATGCCTACGAGTTTATCGATCAAGCTGGCGAGTGGTATTTGGATGATCAGAACGAGACCATATATTACAAACCGAGGCCGGGCGAAAACATGGCAACCGCCCGCGTAACCGCACCTGTCCTTGAGAATCTGGTCAACATCGAGGGAAGCAGCGTGGATGCACAGGCGGGCAATATCCGTTTTGAAGGGATCGGCTTTGCGTATACGACGTGGATGCAGCCGACCGACGAAGGCGGCTGGAACGATGAGCAGAACAACTACAAGGTTGGCACGCTTGAGATGCCGCAAGCCGCCGTCAACGTACAATACGCGCATGATATTGCGTTCGAACGCTGCGATTTTTCCAAAATGGGCGGCACGGGCATCAATCTGCTGAAGGGCGTACAGAACCATCTGATCGAAGGCGGCCGCTTCTTCGATATTTCGGGCTCGGCCGTGAACGCCGGCCAGACATCCAAGACAAGCGCATCGGTCTATAACCCTTCAGATGCGCGGATGATTTTGAAAAACAACGATATCGTCAACAACTACATCCACGACATCGGCGTCGAATACAAGAGCGCGACAGCCGTCACGGTCGCTTTTCCGATGGATATCGACATCTCCCACAACGAGATATTCAATATCCCATACTCGGGCATCAGCTTCTTCGGCAGCGTCTACGCGCCCGTGACTACGACCAAAAACGCGCGGGTGGAGGATAATTTCGTCCATGATCTGATGGGCGACGGAATCTTCGACGGGGGCGCCATTTATGCCTTCGGCGTGACGGGGGGCACGACGGCCAATCCCAACCTGATCTCCGGCAATTATATTAAAAACCAGATGAATCGCTATGCGACCATTTATATGGATCAGTCGTCGGACTTCTGGAAGATCGAGAATAATGTCGTCGATCTGCGGGACGAGCCGATCTGGGACGATATTTACGATACCTACTGGGCGTTCGCCAATATCAACACGCATGACATCCGTCTCGACGGCAACTACAGCACGACGAGCGCTTTCTGGAATAAAAGTTCCTCGGACTCCATTATTAAGACGAACGACCATATCTATCCGGAAGGCAACTGGCCGGCGGCAGCCCAGGCGATCATCGCCAACGCGGGTCTTGAGCCGGCCTATCAGGACATTGCCTTGGGGACGATCGAGAATTTGAAGGTGCCGGACGCGGTCAATCTGAGCTCGACTGCGGCGCAGACGTTCCAGATCGTACCGGAGGCAGAGACCGGACGCGGGACGCCGGTGGACATAAGCGCTGCGCAAGCGTACTTCACCAGCAGCGATCCTGCGGTCGCGACGGTGGATGCAAGCGGAACGGTTACTGCCATCAGCGCAGGCAGGGTCGATATCGTGCTGCATCTATTTTGGAACGGCAGCTTGGTCAAGAAGACGGTGCCTGTCTATGTCGACGATGTGCTTGACGATATCGAAGTATATTACGCGTTGGAAAACGTGAAGCATGTCGTGCCTGCATCCATGACCTTCGTTCCCGGCACCGTTCGGCAACTGGTTGCGCGGGGGGTGACGAACTACGGTCAAACCATCGGCGGCACGGAGGTAACGTTCGGAAGCAGCGATCCGTCCGTGGCGACAGCCGTATACGGTCTGTTGACGACGCATACGCCCGGCACGGCGAATATTTCGGTCTCCACCTCGCTGAACGGCGTTACGGTCACCAAGGAGATCGGCATCGATGTCGTCGATTACAGCGATGAGGACAGCCTGGATGTTCCTGCCTATTCGATCAACGAACTGATTCGGGATCCGGGCGGCTGGTACTCGAAACTGAGCAGCGGCACAATTACGCCGGGGGCAGGCACGCTGGAAGTCAATACGCCGGGCAGCGGCTACGCTTTGTATGAGGAGAAGACATTTGGCGACGAGCTGTTATCGATGAATATAAAAATCAACGCGACGGGCGGCTGGCCTTCGATCGTGCTGCGCAGCCAGAAGCTGGACAAGGATTTTACCGCAGCCGACAACAGCTTGTACATGATTTGCTTCAAACCGGATATCATCGAGCTCCACCGGTTTTCGGGAGGCGAACGGACCGTCTTTTTCGGAGAAATCGCCGGCTTTGACAGCCTGGGCGCAGCCTCGTACCCGAATTCGTCGATACCGTTCCACGAGACGCATTTCGTCCAGGCCGGCGCGGTAAATGAGAGCGGCGGCGTACGGATCATATTAAACGTGGACGGGCAAAACGTATTCACGTATCTAGATACGAGCCCGGACCGTATCGCAGGAGACGGTTACTTCGGTTTGTACGCCCGCTCCGGCAGCATGACGCTTGGTGAGACCGCTCTGGGCCTGCCAGGCGAGGACGAATGGCCGATTCCCGATGCGCCGGAAGCTTCGCTCTCGGGCGTCGGCACGGCAACCGTCGACCGGAATGTAACGCTGACCGGGGCGATCGTCCCCAATAGCGCGCTGACATTGAACGGAGCCGAGATCGCCTACGATCCCGCTGCGTTCGAATTTGAGGCGATCTCGTCGCTGGCGCCTGGCGTGACGGTCAGTGCGAGCGAGGCTGTTTACGGTACGGTAGAGCTGGCCTTCTCGGGAACGGGAACCTCGCTCGGCGGTTTTGTGGAGAAGAAGCTGTTCGCAGCGACCTTCAAAGCCAAGTCGGCGGCAGCTTCCTCCGCCATCGAACTGTCCGCGGTCCGACTGACGGATATGAATGAAGATGAGGTCGATACTGCGCCGACGGCCAAGTCGATCGCCGTGTCGGCCCCGGTTACGGGCGGCATTTACGAAACCTTTGACGGCTATGCGGCCGGCAACATCAGCGGCGCCTCCGGCTACATCGTAACGCCGACCAATCTGGGCTACTTTACGATTCAGGAATCGCCCACTTCTGCAGACAAGAGCCTGCATCTCTACAAAACGACGACAAACGACACCTCTTCGTCCACGCTCACCAAGATATACAGCTCTGCAGGCATAGCGGGGAAGGTGCGCGTGTCCTATCAGGTGAAAAAGGAGAGCGGCGTCGCCAGTCCGCAAAGCTTCGTCAATCTGAGGGACAAGAGCGGAAAAGTGATTGCGACGGTAATTGTCGACGACACGCTGCACGTGAAGCTGGCCTCCGACAATACCGTGGTAACGAGCGGGCAATTGCTGTCGGATATATGGTATCAGGTGACGCTCAATCTCGATTTCGACGCGCACACGGTGTCCGTACAGATCAAAGAGCTGTCCGGCGCGAATCGGGCGTGGGCGCTGCCGAGCCAGTCGATGCAGAACGTTGCTGCCGCCAATTTCTCGCGTGCGGAGTACGTGCTCTGGAATACCCGAACCGGCGCCTATTCTTACAACGATCTGATTGCCGAGCCGGTAACACCCTGA
- a CDS encoding AraC family transcriptional regulator codes for MNESSARPDYDFDIAAIAHMTDRTANPDWKLTEVSYPNLDVLAFCRSGEAIYDIGGIRHRIQAGDLLLLPKGLVRSAYANPESPWSFCSVSFELRFLNNDTSRLFDSFETVIRSPRLYRMPALFAELLQVWTGKRSGYTVKCKSVIMDILYALIKERDRANYGTAHYSAIERTADLLMENYKQHYSIEELAAHAGLSPSHYRLLFKKITGMTAVQYQNHVRISIAKDLIASGECNVTEAALAVGYQDIYYFSRLFKKLVRESPSRYAKG; via the coding sequence GTGAACGAGTCGTCCGCCAGGCCCGACTATGACTTCGATATTGCGGCTATCGCCCACATGACCGACAGGACCGCGAATCCGGACTGGAAACTAACCGAAGTCAGCTATCCGAATCTGGACGTGCTCGCGTTCTGCCGGAGCGGCGAAGCGATATACGATATAGGCGGAATCCGGCATCGCATCCAGGCAGGTGACCTGCTGTTGCTGCCCAAGGGATTGGTACGATCCGCTTATGCGAACCCGGAATCTCCCTGGTCGTTCTGTTCGGTCTCGTTCGAGCTACGGTTCCTCAACAACGATACGAGCCGGCTCTTCGACAGCTTCGAGACCGTCATCCGCAGCCCTCGACTCTACCGCATGCCGGCTTTGTTCGCCGAGCTGCTGCAGGTATGGACCGGCAAGCGCAGCGGCTACACAGTCAAGTGCAAGAGCGTCATCATGGATATTCTCTACGCCCTGATCAAAGAGCGGGACCGCGCCAACTACGGCACAGCCCATTACAGCGCGATCGAACGGACGGCCGACCTGTTGATGGAGAACTACAAACAGCATTACTCCATCGAAGAGCTCGCGGCGCATGCGGGGCTAAGCCCCTCCCACTATCGGCTGTTGTTCAAGAAAATAACGGGCATGACCGCCGTCCAGTATCAAAATCACGTCCGCATCAGCATCGCCAAGGACTTGATCGCGAGCGGCGAATGCAACGTGACGGAAGCGGCGCTGGCTGTCGGCTATCAGGACATCTATTACTTCAGCCGCCTTTTCAAGAAGCTCGTCCGCGAGTCCCCGTCCCGCTACGCGAAGGGCTGA